From a single Onychomys torridus chromosome 9, mOncTor1.1, whole genome shotgun sequence genomic region:
- the Ccnb1ip1 gene encoding E3 ubiquitin-protein ligase CCNB1IP1, whose product MSLYEDMLLCNYRKCRLKLSGYAWVTACSHIFCDQHGSGEFSRSPAICPACNSTLSGKLDIVRTELSPSEEYKAMVLAGLRPEIVLDISSRALAFWTYQVHQERLYQEYNFSKAESHLKQMEKIYTQQIQSKDVELTSMKGEVTSMKKVLEEYKKKFSDISEKLMERNRQYQKLQGLYDSLRLRNISIASQEGSLEQATIAQSGVFGFPLGNSSKFHLDRTPIGSRGGGDEDVQFRPFFVDSPTAPEPLNNFFSFTSQSHEAEQQVCSRAFKAKRI is encoded by the exons ATGTCTTTGTAtgaggatatgttgctttgcaATTATCGAAAATGTCGCCTCAAGCTCTCTGGATATGCTTGGGTTACTGCCTGCTCTCACATCTTCTGTGATCAGCATGGCAGTGGTGAATTCAGCCGTTCACCAGCTATTTGCCCTGCCTGCAACAGTACCCTTTCTGGAAAGCTAGATATTGTCCGTACAGAACTCAGCCCGTCAGAGGAATATAAAGCTATGGTATTGGCAGGGCTTCGACCAGAGATTGTATTGGACATTAGCTCCCGAGCATTGGCCTTCTGGACATACCAG GTACATCAGGAACGTCTCTATCAAGAATATAATTTCAGCAAAGCTGAGAGCCATCTGAAGCAGATGGAAAAGATATATACACAGCAAATACAGAGCAAGGATGTAGAATTGACCTCTATGAAAGGAGAGGTCACCTCCATgaagaaagttctagaagaatACAAGAAAAAGTTTAGCGATATCTCTGAAAAACTTATGGAGCGCAATCGCCAGTATCAAAAGCTCCAAGGCCTTTATGATAGCCTTAGGCTACGAAATATCTCTATTGCTAGCCAAGAAGGTTCCCTGGAACAAGCTACAATTGCACAGTCTGGTGTCTTTGGCTTTCCATTAG GGAACAGCTCTAAGTTTCATTTGGACCGTACACCAATTGGAAGCCGAGGTGGTGGAGATGAAGATGTTCAGTTCAGACCATTCTTTGTGGATTCCCCCACCGCACCTGAACCCCTTAACAACTTCTTCAGTTTTACTTCTCAAAGCCATGAGGCGGAGCAGCAAGTCTGCAGCAGGGCCTTTAAAGCAAAACGAATTTAG